TCGCCAGCCACCATGTTCCATTAACCCAGCCCAAAGTGGAAAAGGAATTGCCAAGCGGGGGATGAGGATTTCGGGATTTGCTAGGCGAGTGATCAGATTTTGTGCTTGGGTTTGTGGTAAAATTGGTATTTCTAGAATGGGAATATCCGTGGGTTCTGTGGTACAAAATGCTTGCTCTACAGCTAAGACTGTGATGTCGGTGATGAAATCAGCATCTAGAGCATAAGTGCGATCGCCTGGATCATAACTACCTTGATTCTTGAGTTGTGCATGGCTACAGTAGCCCCAAACTCTGACATATCCGTCATCTGGTTCTACTTGCACGGCTAAATAATAATCACCAGCCCAAGTTGGTAAATCCACCCATTCTTGTGGGACTCGCAATTCATCGATATCAATTATCTCGCTGGGAACCAAAATAAATCGCTTTCCGTCTAATGTGACTGCGGTTCCATTTACCAGTTCCCAAAAACTGGGTAAAGCAGTGGTAGTTGGCCAGACCTTTGCCTGGGGTGTAAAATCCTCTTGTAACCAAGGTAAAACTGCACTCAGGCAAAGTTCATTAATATAAGCTTGATAGCGCGAACTTGAGTGAGCGTGAAAAGTGGATTGATTTTGGCGATTAGTGGGGATTTCTAAAATTAAGTCTGTGGGATGGGCGAATGTAAATAGGGTAGTCATGGTGGTTACTGGGGTAAATGTCTCACGCAGAGGCGCAGAGGCGCAAAGGGGAGATGGGGGAGATAAGGGAGTATTGAGAAATATTATTCCTCCTCATCCCCCTCATCAGATCGTAAACTTAGTTTCATTCGTCGCAAAGAAAATGAATTAAACTCTGTGGTAATTGTGCAGCCATTCCTCCATTACGGTACTCATATTTTTGAGTAGGTCTGGGGTGATGGAAATATGCAATGTTTCTTGACTCCAGGTAGCTAAGGCCTGGAGTAGGGTAACTCTGGCTTTGGTCAGTCGTCGAGAAACGGTGTATTGTTTGATTTCTAGTTGTTTGGCAATTTTGTCTTGATTTTGGTTTTGGGTATAGTATAATTGTAAAATTTGTTGTACCTCTGGTTCGAGTTGGGCGATCGCACTGACTAAAATTTTGTTAATCTCTGTGTGCTGAGAATTTCTGGTTTGTTGTTCTTCTTGGGCGATAATTTCTTGTATGAGTGATGGTTGTTCTGTTCCTGGGAGATTATCTAACAATTCCCAGGAATCATCGCCGCTTCTTTGTATATTTAGGGATTCTGTGGTAGGATAAAGATATTTACGCGCTGCTTTTGCTGCTGAGAGTAGCCATTTCTCTAAGGTTTGGGCATTGACATTTTGGCTATTTTGTGAATTGTAAGCCTTGGCGATCGCGTCCCATGTTTGGTCATCTGGTCGAGTAAGTTTGCGGGAGGTACCTGTGACGGTGGGGACGTAAAGAGTTTTGAAGGTATTCCACGCGAGGATGTAAGTGTGAATCTCGCTTGGTGATAAACCTGCATTTTGCAAAGACTCATGGAAACGCTTTTGGGAGATTTTTCGCAATAGTCCCCAATCTGTACAGATATCAACTTCGTGACGTTGGCGTAAAGTTTCAGAAATCGTATTGCTAAAGATAGAACTGGCGTAGTTTTTGAGTGTGAAACCTTGATGAGGGTTAAAGCCTTTGAGTATTTTATCAATTTGGGCGATCGCAATTTGAAAGCAGTCTGATAACTGATATTGAGAACTGGCTAAATTTGTCACTGTTTTCTGGGATACCCAATAACAAGACTCTTGTAAATAAGCGATGAGATGTTCTTTGGCTAGGGTCTGAGTTTCTGGAACCTGCAAAAACTTATACCAGTAAAGTGCCCAAAAGGATTCGGAAGTTTCTTGGGGTGTGCGGTTGATACAACTGTGGATACTACTACGCAATCTTGATTCTGTCGTCCAACGACTGAAGCGATCGCCAACAAATTGGACAAAAGTTGAAAATATTTCGATGATGCTTTGTCGAGGATGCATAAACAAATAGAAACCTAACTATAAAAGCAGTGAAGGCGTTAAATCAGTCAATACAAGGAATCAGAATCATGTTTCGAGTTTCGATGAAATCTTTAGTAATTGGTGGTCTAGTAGCCATATCTACTACAACTAGTGCTTTTGCTCAAGTACCTGTATTACAAAATTTACAACTGGCGCAAGTCAAAGGCTTTAGTTGCGGTCCCCATGTTAAGACTTACATTGTTAAGCCTTTGGATAAGCGCGAAGGTCAAGGTATCCGCTGTGTCAAGTTTAGCGAAGGTAGACGAGGAACGACGATACCTAGATTAGCATGGTACGGTGAAGGTAATTGGGGTGGTGCTACCTATCGTCACGTTGGACAAGCTATTTATAGAGGTTCTAATCTTGTTGGTTTCGCATCTGATATTCATGGTAACGGCGAAAATATCCAGAACAATTTTCCCGGAAATCTCAAGATACAAATTATTGGTGGTTCAACAATTCGTGTAACTGGCGAATGGAATGAAGAATGGCAATTAGTCGAATATACTAATTATAAGCCTTTACCTAGACCCCAGACCTGTGGTGATTATTTTGATGAATATAAAGTTTCCGATTTAGGCGAAAGTCGCAAAGGTGAAGGTTTGCGTTGTGTGCTGCGCGTCGGACCCAAGAATACTACTTGGTTTGGTAATGGTAACTGGGGAGGTACTACTTATTCCCACATCGGAACTAAATCTTTTAATGGTTATGGTGCTGGTGATATTTGTGGTGCTGGTTTAGGACCAATTTGTAATACTTTTGATTGGGGTTCGTTGAAATTGACTCCTGTTAGTGGTGGGTTTGATGTGACTGGTGCTTGGAGTGAAAAGTGGCGATAAAGCTGATAGTTATTTGATCTAGCAAAAATCAATAGTTAAAACAGCTAAAACACAATTACTAATAATGGAGTTTACTACAATGTTGAAACGTTCTTTGATGATTGCTGCTTCTAGTGTGGCTATGGCTGCTGCTGTAGTTAATCCCGCTGCTGCTGCGCCTAGTGATTTTGTTGGGACTTGGGTGAATAAAAATGCGAATACTAGCGGGATTACTCGATTGGTTGTTACTTCTGCTGGGGGTAATCAATTAAATATTCAAGTGTTTGGTAAATGTCACCCTACAGATTGTGAATGGGGAACAAAACCTTTAGTAACTTATGGTTTAAATGTTCAAGACACTAACCATAATTATGCCACAACTATCTACAATCAAGGTTTTGCTAATTCTGTGTTGACCTTGGGTTATGCTGGCAATGAAATTTTATTGCAAGGCTATACTCAGTTTTTGGATAACAGCGGACGGCAAAATTATTACTTGCGTGATTACTTTCAACAGGAACTAAAAGTGAATATAGCACCGGGGATTATTCCTAAGTTTCGCATTCAACGGTAATTTGTTGTGCAAATTTGAAATAATATCATCAATTGGTATAATTTCCCGGACTTGATATCAAAACCTCTCTCCTATGAGGAGAGAGGTTAAAACAGAAGTTAAAGATGTACTAATACCGTTTCACTTTAAGTATGATACAAATACCTTGGTAGGGGCACGGCATTGCCGTGCCCTTACGGGAAATCTATATGTATCAGAGTTTTGGTGAAATGGTATAAACCCAACGGAGAACTGCTAGATAGCAGACTTGTTTCTCCTATTAGACGGATTGAGAAAATACACGTAAACAGGATATCAACCCAATAGTTAGCTGCCTGAAAGGTTTGATCAGGGAAACCACCACCATATTTGAAGACACCGTTACCTCCACTCTCGCCATCACGCAGTAGGTTTAGTACGCCGTTACTGACTCCAGAGTTAGCAAAGTATCCTAAGTCTGCAGCATACCTACCCACAGGAGCGTAGTAAGAAGCTACGTAGACGGTATTAGCGGTAATCTGCACTGGATTAGCAAAGTTTACTGTTTGCCAACCAGAGGCGGTTTCATTAGTGAAGGTTGCTGTAGCTAACTGCTGACCAGTACTACTCCACAAATTACCAATGTGGGTGCCTGTGTTGCTAGCGCCTTTGTAAAACCGCACGCCAGCGATGAAGCCGTTAACATTCGAGCGGAATTTGACTCCTAACTCTACAGCAGCGGTGTCTGACGCTGATGGGTTTGTGGGAGTGACTGAATCGTTCCAAATGCTTTGAAGCGGTTGGTTGGCTGAAATGGTAAATGACCAGGCGGAGTCCGCTGCTAAAGCATTACCTGCAACATCTTTAACACCAGTTACTCCACCTTTAATGGTCGCAGTGTAAGTAGTAGAAGTTGCTAAAGCACTGCTGGGTGTAAGAGTTGCTGTGCGATTATTAACGTTGTAGGTGACTGTGGCAGGTATAGATGCACTGCTAGAATTAACCAACTGAAAATTAGTTGTATTAATTGTGGTTGAGTCTATAGCCTCACTGAAGGTAGCTGTAATGCTGGCAACAGTACTCACATCTGTTGCATTGCTGCTAGGGGATGTGGAAGTGACCGTTGGTGGAGTGGTGTCACCAGTATATGTGGCAACATAAGAACCGCTATTTCCTGGGAAAAAGGCATACTCAATGCCCTTAATTACATCTGTAGTATAACTAACAGAGCTACCATTTACCGTCATGCTGCTGAGTGTTAAATTACCAGAGCGCATTGGCAACATTGCCTGCAAACCATTGGTATTGCTTCCCTTGGTGATTGTAAAACTCAGAGCATTATTGTTCCATGTCAAAGAGCCAAAAGATGAACTGTTGCGACCGTCGAGCCATGTCAACATTTGTTTGGCAGAGACAATCGGTACACCACGGGTTAGTGCTGAGTTAACTACGGCATCGGCAACTGGTGAGGTGGGAACATCTGTATGGGCGTTAACGTTGAATACACCATAATACCCTTCTGTGCCGATCGCCCGATTAAGTAGGGTATCGATATTGTCAGGGTATGACTGTCCAGATTCATCAGTTAATTGGGTAGTAGCCCCAAACACATCAATTATTGTTCCATTAGGATCACAATGTCATGGTTAGCGAGTGTTGCTGATGATACTGATGAAATATCGCTAACGTTGAAAAAGTTAAGTCCTTCGGTTCTTAAAATCTCGGCGTAGTAGTCGCTAAAGGGATTTGTCGCAGATGTAACTACTAGGATTGGGCCACCTGGTGGCGATGGGATTGCTGCTACAAGTGTGGATTTGGGAGTATTAATTGTAGCTTCTGCCGTAGATGTCCGAGCTTTCTTCGGGGTTTTGAGAATTTTGTTGCGGTTTGAGGAATTGATTTGTACTGGTTTGTTGACAGCTTATTAAGGTATTAGCTATTATGAAACAAACATTCAAATTATCTGATAAAAAGAATAATTTTTTTGACAGGTTTATAGTAAATTTACTTAAAAAGGCAAAACTTTATCGTATCTTTGCTTGAGCTTTAAACTATCTTGATAATGTTATTTATTACTCAAGTTTTATGGGTTCTCTCTTAGAGGATGTTTGAAAAGTATTATTACTAACACCAAAGCCTCAGAAACCTAACTCCCCTTCCCTTGTAGAGAAGGGGGGGTAGGTTTTTGAGACTTAAATGTTGTGACAAAAAATACCTTTAAAACATCCTCTTAGATATCCCCTCATCTCCCTCACTGAGTCCGCAACAATTGTACAAAGGTATCAGTCACCGTGTGGTCTTGCGTATCGGTGGCGTATTGAATTAACTTTTGTCGCCCCCCCAAGGCTGCGTCTTTGGGTAATAAATTAGCGAGTAAAAAAATCAACTCCACGAAAGGGGTAGTCGCCCATATTATCAATTAATATGTGTTCAGTTTCTGCACTTTCAGGGAGAAAGTTCTGTACTAAAAAGGAATCCATCATTTTGTCGTGATTTGATATTAGAGGTGGGGTCTTAAGGTTGCTCAAACTTAGCAAGGTCTGTTAACAAACTGGTAAATATCCTCAAGAGTTGGCGATTTGGGGTAGGCGGTAGAACTTCGTTAAGGGCATCATACCAAATACCTGCTTCGGCATAGAAATGAGCTTTTTGAGAGGGTTCCTGAGTGCGGGAGAGAGCAGTTAACAAAGTTTGTGGTGTGTGTACAACTTCTATTTCTGCTCTAGTAAATGGGTTGCGTGATGGACGGTGGGTATCGCACAAGGTTTGTAATTGCCAAAGATATCTTTTACCTACCTTTAAACCAGGCAAATTTTGTGGTAGGGATAGCTTCATTATCCCTGGTGTAGTGGTCAATCTGCGCGTATAGATATTGAGTTTTTTCGGTTTGAGGTTGATGTCAAACTCGTAGAGACTGAATTCTATTAATAGGGTTTGGTCATGAGGTGCTAACCAAGCCAAAGTGGGACGAGGTGAGGTTGTTTGTCCAACATGGGTTAGAGGAGCAAGTAACCTTAATCTTTCACGACCGGTGGCTTTACATCCCCCTCTCACACCTGATGAGTCGGAATAGCCACTGGGAGATTTTTGATCACGCGGTGGTTGATATCCACCTAGTGCAATCTGAGTTTCACTGAGGCTGAAACTCAAAACACAAATTGTGATCATCGTGACATTCAAAAGTTTGTACAATAGCCACTTATTGTGAGTCATTTTACAAATCACAAATTACAAATTACTAATTAGTAATTACTGTTGATTTTTTGGCAGAAGCTAACATCTTTTCACACCAAATTTGCGCCATTTATAGGCACTGTTGAGTAACGCCATTTTTCTGTTATTGTTGGCGTCTTCAGCAGTATCCTATGGACAGAAGCTGCGTTAAATTCCTTCCACTTTGTTTCGTGGAATTCAGAGTCGAATATCCAGATTAATAACTCTTGAAGCTTGACAAGATAATTACGAATTACGAATTATCTTGACGCTTGTTAAAAAAGGATTTGATATTTGAATATAGCGGTTATCAGTTGAGTGAGGTACAAGAAACCCACCCCTAACCTCTTAAGCGCAAGGGAGGAGCTTGCTCTGATATACCTCAAGCGGGAAACGCTATAAAATATTATTGCTACTCACTATAACAATAGTATTTTCTTCAAATCTCCGGAAAATATTAGCCATTGTCAGGTAAAAACTTCAGTAATTTTATGGCTAATAAACAACTTTAAATCATGACAAATGCCAAAACCTTGACATAGGCCAAGATAGTTCACAAAGAGTTCCTCTAGGCGAAAGTTGGATTAGCCTAAATTTCCCTTTTAGTTCTCGAGCTAAATTTCTAAATTGCTGTGTACCGCGACCTTTTCTAAATGAGTTAACACCCAAACCATCATCTACAATCCTGAGAATATACCAGCCTTCAGAAGGAGAAAAAGTGACTTCCAATCGGGTTACACCTGCAGCATGTTTACCAACATTGCATAAAGCTTCTTCTAAAAAACGGCATAGTCCTCGCTTTTGTTCAAAATTCAAGTTTTGCTCATCTATAGAATCAAATGTGCGGATTTTCACCCTTATGGTTTTAAAGCAGGGAAAGTCTCTCTCTAAAGTATGGCTATATACTTGATAGAGAAGTTCGTGAATGGGGTCTTGCAGATTTAACTCTAAACTCGTTCCCAAATAAAGACTTCTATCTTGAGATATAGGTTCTCTCAGTAGAAATTCATAAATTCCCTGCATTTCATGGTTCAATTTCTCTAGTTCTTTTTCAATTTCTACAAGTAATTCATGCGGTGGTAAGTCTTGATCTCGAATACGCTTCAAAGCTTTTCCAAGAGTTTGTAGAGGTCCATTGTGAATGGTTTCAAATGTACGCTCAATTACAATTTTGTGAGCTTTTATCCTAAAGTGCCAAGCTTGATCATATTGGTATAAAGCTGTCATTGCTACACCGTTAAAAGCCAAAACTAGTATTGCTGGTATTACTGGAACCCACCAACCAAGAATGAGTAGTAAATAACTAATTGCTATTAAGCTGGTGTTAGCAATACCAACAAATAAAAGATTTTTTAGTGGAGATTTAGTGAATTTAGCTAAACAAATTCCCAATATTCCCCAACCGAATATCCATATATATTCCCAATTATCTGACCAAGTATTTAATAGTGGTCGATTCTCAAGAGTTGCGCTGATAATTTGACTAACAGCATGGGCGTGAATTTCCACTCCATAAACTTGTCCTGGTGGTGCAGATTTAGCGGATGGAATTGCAGAAGTAGTGGTGAAGTCTTTAGCGCTAGGAGTAGTCATCCCAATAATGACAATGCGATCGCGTATCCATTCAGGCTGAAAGTTACCTGTTTTGATATCGTTCAGAGATAAAGTTCTAAATCGTTCTCGACCACTACGAAAATTGAGTAGTAACTGAATACCGCCGGTATCTATTCGCACGTAAACCCCAGAATTTGGTAATAACCTGGGTAGTTCAGTATCAGCAAATCTCATAGCAGCGCTATCGCGTTTACCATTTTCTAAACTAATACCTTGATGAGCTAAATAAACTTTTGCTAGATGTAGAGAGAATGCAAACTTGTATCCTTGAGGCGTTGGTGTTCCCAATAAACTGCGTCTCAATTTACCATCATTATCTGGAATTTGATCTACAAAACCAACTTGTTCAGGGGGTAAGTCTGGTGGGGGATTAAATTTATCAGGTAATACTTTTTCGATACCAATTAAATTTTTGGTTCTTTTAAATGTGTTTACCAGTTCAGCATGACCAGGTTCAACTGGTAGATCTCTAACAATATCAAGACCAATGACTCTGGGAGAATAGGTTTGCAATCTGTTTAGCAAGGCTGCGATTTCTTTATCTGGTACGGGATAGGTTTTTAGACTATGGATATCTTTTTCATCAATCCCCAAAATCAGAATTCGTTCATCTATAGGTTCTGGCGGACGTAACCTGAGAAAACTATCAAAAGCTAGCCACTCTAAATATTGCATATAACCAGTTAGGCGAGTAATAATTACTAGCCAAATTATGAGAATTCCTGGTAATGCACCTACGCCAAAAATGGCAATTTGTTCTTTTAATTTTCTCAAGATTTCAGTCTGCATAAGCTTAACTTTTAGCATTGATTATTTAGCCATTAATCCCCAAAAACT
The Gloeotrichia echinulata CP02 DNA segment above includes these coding regions:
- a CDS encoding CHASE2 domain-containing protein yields the protein MQTEILRKLKEQIAIFGVGALPGILIIWLVIITRLTGYMQYLEWLAFDSFLRLRPPEPIDERILILGIDEKDIHSLKTYPVPDKEIAALLNRLQTYSPRVIGLDIVRDLPVEPGHAELVNTFKRTKNLIGIEKVLPDKFNPPPDLPPEQVGFVDQIPDNDGKLRRSLLGTPTPQGYKFAFSLHLAKVYLAHQGISLENGKRDSAAMRFADTELPRLLPNSGVYVRIDTGGIQLLLNFRSGRERFRTLSLNDIKTGNFQPEWIRDRIVIIGMTTPSAKDFTTTSAIPSAKSAPPGQVYGVEIHAHAVSQIISATLENRPLLNTWSDNWEYIWIFGWGILGICLAKFTKSPLKNLLFVGIANTSLIAISYLLLILGWWVPVIPAILVLAFNGVAMTALYQYDQAWHFRIKAHKIVIERTFETIHNGPLQTLGKALKRIRDQDLPPHELLVEIEKELEKLNHEMQGIYEFLLREPISQDRSLYLGTSLELNLQDPIHELLYQVYSHTLERDFPCFKTIRVKIRTFDSIDEQNLNFEQKRGLCRFLEEALCNVGKHAAGVTRLEVTFSPSEGWYILRIVDDGLGVNSFRKGRGTQQFRNLARELKGKFRLIQLSPRGTLCELSWPMSRFWHLS
- a CDS encoding DUF928 domain-containing protein, which codes for MTHNKWLLYKLLNVTMITICVLSFSLSETQIALGGYQPPRDQKSPSGYSDSSGVRGGCKATGRERLRLLAPLTHVGQTTSPRPTLAWLAPHDQTLLIEFSLYEFDINLKPKKLNIYTRRLTTTPGIMKLSLPQNLPGLKVGKRYLWQLQTLCDTHRPSRNPFTRAEIEVVHTPQTLLTALSRTQEPSQKAHFYAEAGIWYDALNEVLPPTPNRQLLRIFTSLLTDLAKFEQP
- a CDS encoding DUF1822 family protein; protein product: MTTLFTFAHPTDLILEIPTNRQNQSTFHAHSSSRYQAYINELCLSAVLPWLQEDFTPQAKVWPTTTALPSFWELVNGTAVTLDGKRFILVPSEIIDIDELRVPQEWVDLPTWAGDYYLAVQVEPDDGYVRVWGYCSHAQLKNQGSYDPGDRTYALDADFITDITVLAVEQAFCTTEPTDIPILEIPILPQTQAQNLITRLANPEILIPRLAIPFPLWAGLMEHGGWRQSLYQQRVGLPEQWSILQWLQSGVSQAAETIGWGRLNLQLSAAGARSVEQAQPQIMFSRQLAIAGQAYELSIIPQGESEDLIWRFQLRNVTVGAVIPGGFQLRLLTEDLQSFPNNEDIATTAVEQLFVEVALESGEGIVWEIEPLPDNYDREILKF
- a CDS encoding sigma-70 family RNA polymerase sigma factor codes for the protein MHPRQSIIEIFSTFVQFVGDRFSRWTTESRLRSSIHSCINRTPQETSESFWALYWYKFLQVPETQTLAKEHLIAYLQESCYWVSQKTVTNLASSQYQLSDCFQIAIAQIDKILKGFNPHQGFTLKNYASSIFSNTISETLRQRHEVDICTDWGLLRKISQKRFHESLQNAGLSPSEIHTYILAWNTFKTLYVPTVTGTSRKLTRPDDQTWDAIAKAYNSQNSQNVNAQTLEKWLLSAAKAARKYLYPTTESLNIQRSGDDSWELLDNLPGTEQPSLIQEIIAQEEQQTRNSQHTEINKILVSAIAQLEPEVQQILQLYYTQNQNQDKIAKQLEIKQYTVSRRLTKARVTLLQALATWSQETLHISITPDLLKNMSTVMEEWLHNYHRV
- a CDS encoding DUF4082 domain-containing protein: MFGATTQLTDESGQSYPDNIDTLLNRAIGTEGYYGVFNVNAHTDVPTSPVADAVVNSALTRGVPIVSAKQMLTWLDGRNSSSFGSLTWNNNALSFTITKGSNTNGLQAMLPMRSGNLTLSSMTVNGSSVSYTTDVIKGIEYAFFPGNSGSYVATYTGDTTPPTVTSTSPSSNATDVSTVASITATFSEAIDSTTINTTNFQLVNSSSASIPATVTYNVNNRTATLTPSSALATSTTYTATIKGGVTGVKDVAGNALAADSAWSFTISANQPLQSIWNDSVTPTNPSASDTAAVELGVKFRSNVNGFIAGVRFYKGASNTGTHIGNLWSSTGQQLATATFTNETASGWQTVNFANPVQITANTVYVASYYAPVGRYAADLGYFANSGVSNGVLNLLRDGESGGNGVFKYGGGFPDQTFQAANYWVDILFTCIFSIRLIGETSLLSSSSPLGLYHFTKTLIHIDFP